A segment of the Aridibaculum aurantiacum genome:
ACCTGTAGTATCGTTGTTGCTGATTTGCGCCATTAGCGCATTATACTTTGCAGTATCTAGTGTATTTTCTTGTGGCTGGTTTTGCTCTTGCGAAGTGGCATTTTCTGTAGTTGCCACTGCCGATGAATCGGTAGAGCCTGCTTTTACCTGGCTGGAGTTTTGGCAGTTACTAAAGCAAAGAGTAAGTAATGGAAGAGCAAGGATACTGAACCGGTGTAATTTCATATTGTAGTTGTGAGCGTATTTGTAGCAGTTGCAAATACAGTACCTCTTTGTAAGGTGGATTGGATGAACGTAATATTAACGCAGCACCTTCATTTTCACCATTTCAATCCTGGTATCGCTTACGCTCAATACTTCAAATTCAAAACGATCGATAATGATCCTTTCTTTTTGTTTTGGAATGGTTTCGTGGTGCGCAATGATAAACCCGGAAAGCGTTTCAGACTCTTCTACGCTTAGCTCCAGGTCGTATTTTTCGTTGATGTAGTCAATCTCTAACCTGCCGCTAAAAATGTATTCATCTTCGGCAATTTGCTTTTCTACAAATTCTTCTTCATCGTATTCATCATGAATTTCTCCGAAGATCTCTTCCAGTACATCTTCCATGGTTACTATACCGGCGGTGCCACCATATTCATCTACTACCCATGCAATGCTCTTGCGCTCTTTCGAAAATTTGTTGATAAGATCAGTGGCGCTCATGCTTTCGGGAACCGCAGGAATAGGTAGTAAAATAGATTGTATATCCTTCGCATTCCTGAACATATCAAGCTGGTGAACATATCCAACAATGTTGTCAATATTGTCTTTGTAAACAACCAGCTTACTAAGTTTAGTATCGATCATGTGCTGCTTAACCTCTTCCAGCGGAGTGGAAATGTCGAAACCTTCCACTTCGGTTCGCGGTACTAGGCAGCTCCTGATTTTTACCGTAGGCAGCGACAATGCGTTTTCAAAAAGTTCAGTATTCAGTTCCTGGTTGTCTTCATCTGCCTCCCTGTTTTGTTGGAAAAAATGCTCCAGGTCGCCTTTGCCAAAAGCTTCATTGCGATCGTTCACCCTAACGTTGAA
Coding sequences within it:
- a CDS encoding hemolysin family protein, which produces MNDVYITVFWIIITLLLIGFFAGVEIAFVTANRLGIELKKKQGKLSGIILSKFVAVPAKFIGTCLIGVNFFLVIYGLLFSSMLHPIWEYYGITNTYLKLVIDTVFSTLIVLIFGEFIPKAIFRAKNDSLLAFFAPATRFFYAIFYPIASILVSIAEWILKYLFNVRVNDRNEAFGKGDLEHFFQQNREADEDNQELNTELFENALSLPTVKIRSCLVPRTEVEGFDISTPLEEVKQHMIDTKLSKLVVYKDNIDNIVGYVHQLDMFRNAKDIQSILLPIPAVPESMSATDLINKFSKERKSIAWVVDEYGGTAGIVTMEDVLEEIFGEIHDEYDEEEFVEKQIAEDEYIFSGRLEIDYINEKYDLELSVEESETLSGFIIAHHETIPKQKERIIIDRFEFEVLSVSDTRIEMVKMKVLR